In Acidimicrobiales bacterium, the following proteins share a genomic window:
- a CDS encoding glycosyltransferase 87 family protein — MALLVVVLVAVRVVAVVAVLRSGQEEEFSILGGDARRYEAIVDEPGRPYRDFDVEYPPLTLGLVHLVDRPTTLGTLTVLAVSQLLLELATAVVLAWAWSRRAAVAYLVLASPMLVYPFAYLRTDLLSVFLAVLGLGLLRRGLDRRGGAALALSVFAKVWPLVLAPSMVVRRRGQGLVAWAITGAVALGAWVAWAGPDGIRQILTFRGATGWQIESIPGIVLHGLDPAGSTVQQGAWRTATTAPDAVRAALSLAALTVVAVAWWLAHRVPTPAHHLATPGGREMEPGDAAVEGYAPLAAVTAVLVLSSIISPQYVLWFLPFAAIVTVRGDRTVAALTLAAGLSSTLGLLWIEELIAGDGLAVATVAVRNVTLVALLAVALVRLVRLGARPCGPVGTDRAVSADQPTATGA; from the coding sequence GTGGCCCTGCTCGTCGTGGTCCTGGTCGCCGTCCGGGTGGTCGCCGTCGTCGCCGTCCTGCGCAGCGGGCAGGAGGAGGAGTTCTCGATCCTGGGCGGCGACGCCCGCCGCTACGAAGCCATCGTCGACGAACCGGGGCGCCCGTACCGCGACTTCGACGTCGAGTACCCCCCGCTGACCCTCGGTCTCGTCCACCTCGTCGACCGGCCCACCACCCTCGGCACGCTCACCGTGCTGGCCGTCAGCCAGCTGCTCCTCGAGCTGGCCACCGCCGTCGTCCTCGCGTGGGCCTGGTCGCGCCGGGCCGCCGTCGCCTACCTGGTCCTGGCCAGCCCGATGCTCGTCTACCCGTTCGCCTACCTGCGAACGGACCTGCTCTCGGTCTTCCTGGCCGTGCTGGGACTGGGCCTCCTGCGCCGAGGGCTCGATCGCCGCGGCGGCGCCGCGCTGGCGTTGTCGGTGTTCGCCAAGGTGTGGCCGCTCGTCCTGGCCCCGTCGATGGTCGTGCGACGCCGCGGGCAGGGACTGGTGGCCTGGGCGATCACCGGGGCCGTCGCGCTCGGGGCGTGGGTCGCGTGGGCCGGCCCCGACGGGATCCGCCAGATCCTCACCTTCCGCGGCGCGACCGGCTGGCAGATCGAGAGCATCCCGGGGATCGTGCTACACGGCCTCGACCCGGCTGGCTCCACCGTGCAACAGGGGGCGTGGCGCACGGCCACGACCGCACCGGACGCCGTGCGCGCCGCGCTGAGCCTGGCGGCCCTCACCGTCGTGGCGGTCGCGTGGTGGCTGGCCCACCGCGTGCCGACCCCCGCGCACCACCTCGCCACGCCCGGCGGGCGGGAGATGGAGCCCGGCGACGCCGCGGTCGAGGGCTACGCCCCCCTGGCCGCGGTCACCGCCGTGCTCGTGCTGTCGAGCATCATCTCGCCGCAGTACGTGCTGTGGTTCCTGCCGTTCGCGGCGATCGTCACCGTCCGGGGTGACCGGACGGTGGCGGCACTCACGCTGGCGGCGGGCCTGTCGAGCACGCTGGGCCTGTTGTGGATCGAGGAGCTGATCGCCGGCGACGGGCTCGCGGTGGCGACGGTCGCGGTCCGCAACGTGACGCTCGTGGCACTGCTGGCCGTCGCGCTCGTGCGCCTCGTCCGGCTCGGAGCCCGGCCCTGCGGACCCGTCGGGACCGACCGGGCGGTGTCCGCGGATCAGCCGACGGCGACGGGCGCCTGA
- the glgX gene encoding glycogen debranching protein GlgX, producing the protein MEIWPGEAFPLGATFDGTGTNFSLFSEVAERVELCLFDDAGRETRLTLPEITAFVHHGYVPGVQPGQRYGFRVHAPWAPENGTRGNPAKLLIDPYAKAVEGRVQWAEAVFPYAFDSGPDGDPTHSDSGPFVPKSIVISPYFDWSHDHRPRTPWHETVVYEAHVKGISATHPDVPEELRGTYLGLCSQPIIDHLTRLGVTAVELMPVHQFVHDYRLDQMGLDNYWGYNSIAFLAPHGDYAVYGQRGQQVQEFKQMVKTLHHAGIEVILDVVYNHTAEGNDGGPLLAMKGADNAAYYRLDPNDRRRYVDYTGTGNSMNMRHPHVLQLIMDSLRYWVTEMRVDGFRFDLAATLARELHDVDKLSSFFDLIQQDPVVSQVKLIAEPWDVGEGGYQVGNFPPLWSEWNGKYRDEIRDFWRGAEHSMAEFGYRFTGSSDLYQANGRTPSASINFVTAHDGFTLHDLVAYDEKHNEANGEENRDGTTDNRSWNCGAEGPTDDEAVSALRRRQRRNLLVTLMLSQGVPMLLGGDELGRTQQGNNNAYCQDNEISWYDWATVDEDLLTFTSRLVHLRRAHRVFRRRRFFQGQPIMGEDVDDIGWFTPFGTRMDDDDWRNGENRCIGVFLNGEALPGRGPRNERIIDHSFFAVFNASADDVAFVLPDPTYGDAWTMVFDTAIDDVDLGFPPGRDGTTAAGEVVEVVARSVVLLRRLGSPGDRDERHLSVDHRTPSAN; encoded by the coding sequence ATGGAGATCTGGCCTGGTGAAGCCTTCCCGCTGGGCGCCACGTTCGACGGGACCGGCACCAACTTCTCGCTCTTCTCCGAGGTGGCCGAACGCGTCGAGCTGTGCCTCTTCGACGACGCCGGCCGGGAGACCCGCCTGACGCTGCCCGAGATCACCGCCTTCGTGCACCACGGCTACGTGCCGGGGGTCCAGCCCGGCCAGCGCTACGGCTTCCGGGTTCACGCCCCGTGGGCCCCGGAGAACGGCACCCGCGGCAACCCGGCGAAGCTGTTGATCGACCCCTACGCCAAGGCGGTGGAGGGCCGCGTGCAGTGGGCCGAGGCGGTGTTCCCGTACGCCTTCGACTCCGGCCCCGACGGCGACCCGACCCACAGCGACTCCGGCCCGTTCGTCCCCAAGTCGATCGTCATCAGCCCGTACTTCGACTGGAGCCACGACCACCGCCCCCGCACCCCCTGGCACGAGACGGTCGTCTACGAGGCGCACGTGAAGGGCATCTCGGCCACCCACCCCGACGTGCCCGAGGAGCTGCGCGGCACCTACCTCGGCCTGTGCAGCCAGCCGATCATCGACCACCTCACCCGCCTCGGCGTCACCGCCGTGGAGCTCATGCCGGTGCACCAGTTCGTGCACGACTACCGCCTCGACCAGATGGGCCTCGACAACTACTGGGGCTACAACTCCATCGCCTTCCTCGCCCCCCACGGCGACTACGCCGTCTACGGCCAGCGCGGCCAGCAGGTGCAGGAGTTCAAGCAGATGGTGAAGACCCTCCACCACGCCGGCATCGAGGTGATCCTCGACGTCGTCTACAACCACACCGCCGAGGGCAACGACGGTGGGCCCCTCCTGGCCATGAAGGGGGCCGACAACGCCGCCTACTACCGCCTCGACCCCAACGACCGCCGCCGCTACGTCGACTACACGGGCACCGGGAACAGCATGAACATGCGCCACCCCCACGTGCTCCAGCTCATCATGGACAGCCTGCGCTACTGGGTCACCGAGATGCGCGTCGACGGGTTCCGCTTCGACCTCGCCGCCACGCTGGCCCGGGAGCTGCACGACGTCGACAAGCTGTCGTCCTTCTTCGACCTGATCCAACAGGACCCGGTCGTCAGCCAGGTCAAGCTCATCGCCGAGCCCTGGGACGTCGGCGAGGGCGGCTACCAGGTGGGCAACTTCCCCCCGCTGTGGTCGGAGTGGAACGGCAAGTACCGCGACGAGATCCGCGACTTCTGGCGCGGCGCCGAGCACAGCATGGCCGAGTTCGGCTACCGCTTCACGGGGTCGAGCGACCTCTACCAGGCCAACGGGCGCACCCCCTCGGCCTCGATCAACTTCGTGACCGCCCACGACGGCTTCACCCTCCACGACCTCGTCGCCTACGACGAGAAGCACAACGAGGCCAACGGCGAGGAGAACCGTGACGGCACGACCGACAACCGGTCGTGGAACTGCGGGGCGGAGGGTCCGACCGACGACGAGGCGGTGAGCGCCCTGCGGCGCCGCCAACGACGCAACCTCCTCGTCACCCTGATGCTCTCCCAGGGTGTCCCCATGCTGCTCGGGGGCGACGAGCTCGGCCGGACGCAGCAGGGCAACAACAACGCCTACTGCCAGGACAACGAGATCTCCTGGTACGACTGGGCGACCGTCGACGAGGACCTGCTGACGTTCACGAGCCGCCTCGTGCACCTGCGGCGCGCCCACCGGGTGTTCCGCCGCCGTCGGTTCTTCCAGGGCCAACCGATCATGGGCGAGGACGTCGACGACATCGGGTGGTTCACCCCCTTCGGCACCCGGATGGACGACGACGACTGGCGCAACGGTGAGAACCGCTGCATCGGGGTGTTCCTCAACGGCGAGGCGCTCCCCGGACGCGGGCCCCGCAACGAGCGCATCATCGACCACAGCTTCTTCGCGGTGTTCAACGCGTCGGCCGACGACGTCGCCTTCGTCCTGCCCGACCCGACCTACGGCGACGCCTGGACGATGGTGTTCGACACGGCGATCGACGACGTCGACCTGGGCTTCCCCCCCGGACGCGACGGCACGACGGCCGCCGGCGAGGTCGTCGAGGTCGTGGCCCGGTCCGTCGTCCTGCTCCGACGCCTCGGATCACCCGGCGATCGGGACGAGCGCCACCTCAGCGTCGACCACCGGACCCCGTCGGCGAACTGA